The genomic region AGGCAAAAAATGATGTAGTAATTCAAATGGCTTGTTAGGACCATTCTATTGTTCTCCTAAGACAAAAGGGAATCGTGATTATATTAGAACTGTTCCTGCTGGATTTGTGCTGCAGTCAAAATAAGAAATAATATTTCATGGCTGACACAAGACATAGACATTTTACAAGGGCAAAAACCTGGGAATGGAACCCAAGAGATGCCTACTTGTTTTTTTTCTTACTTAATCAAAAGTCCCTGTACATTCACAccagttcaataaaatcagagtccaggagcacctttaagaccaacaaagatttattcaaagcatgagctttcgagtgcaagcactctggcctatagtccgaggaagagtgcttgcactcgaaagctcacgccttgaataaatctttgttggtcttaaaggtgctacttgagaccaacgcggctacccatttgaatctattcacaCCAGTTGTTATGCTTTGCTCTGTCTTGATACTTCTTTGCTACATAGAAAGGGATCCACCAATCATGGTTTATCTACTGGTAAATTGATCACCTGTATGAGAAGCTTGACAAGCTCCTTCAAAATGCTTAATTCTTGCAGTTGTGATAATGGTCTTATTTTGAGGCAGTATCAACCTATCAAGGATCAAATTTAGTTCACTGACAGTGCCATGAAAGCAAATCAGACTGAGAATAGCCTTCAATCTGAAAAGTAGTATTGATGCcacaatgacatcagaaagccAGATCAGAGCAAGGACAATTCCTCCTGCTTTTATTCTGAGAATCAGTTTTAAGCTCCACCCCAAATAATTACTAAAAAGGAGGGTTTGCAGGAAACAAAATTTTTTTCTGAATACATACTTCCGTTCATCTCAGCCCGATTTGCTACCTACCTAACCAAACAAATGTGCATTTCCTACTTTTCCAGATGGGCATCTATTTTCCAACAAAGACACTCATCCCCAGATTATTAGATTCTGTCAGGGCTTTCCTTCTGATCTAATTGTGCAAGGAAGATGCTTGGGATACCACATGGTGATTACATAATTCAGTGCACCGGAAAGTGGAAAAATCATATGCTTAGTGTCCTAAAGATGTGCAGAAATCATGCTGTACCCCATTCTTGGGTCCTGCAGGGTTGTCTTCCCttttttgtacaccagacattgtctattccaacaagaACAAGAGTTACTGTGACCttgcagcaagaagactgttagagaggatagtgaggtcaggaccttctctccagttaagtgtcattcctcgtctgtctccagattgctactcttaggggcaatttcctgcttcttttcaGAAGCCACAGTcccagtctttctctctctctctctctctctctcttagttaggcatgtagtcagcCCCTATCTCTGTTTCTCCTCTGCActtcctgaataaacctttacctactctttaatcagggtgtgcaacctcaGTGCCTTATTTACTCTACTAATAGTTCTTTAGCTTCCTATCAGCACTTCCAAATTCTTGAGGAAAAGGTAATCTGGGAACTAATTCCTCTGTTCACACTCACTTTCTTAATGGAACCTGTTCCAAACTTTTTTCCAGACTAGCCACAGCCCACTTAGATGCCATATAGTTTCTTCTTTTTTGCCTGCATTAAACTATACTCAGTGACTTGTCCCCACAGTAAACACAAGGATACACTCAAATCatagctcctgccagcatgggggtagtagttaagagcagcagcttctaatttagcaaaccaggtttgattctccgctcctccacatgcagccagctgggtgagcttgagtgcatcacagccctgatagtgctgttctgactgagggcGTGGCATAGTGTGCTGCTCCACTGCAACACATTGGTGGCAGCCCAGAGCGGCACCAccagtgtggaatgggcctggggGATGCAGTTTAATTTTAACCAGTAAATGATTATTTGAACCCACATGCATGCCTTGTGTGAGACCATCCCTGCCTCCAACCTGAGAAGAGTATTTGGTATACATCAAGGGGCTCCAAGTATTGATGGCAAATGAAATTGCACAGCTTGCAAGGGATGAACTAGTGAGAAACTGTAGTGGGAGAGTAGTGAGAGTGAGTCCTTGATGGCTGAAGCCAGTCGTTGGAAAACATTTTGCTAGAATCcagtttttctttaattttttttagcctTTTGCTGTTGCAGAAATTAAATCCATATAAACTCTTACTATTCAGACTTGTTTTCCAGAGCCTGCTAATCCTTTGACATATTCGTTGTTTAAGATGGTTGGGTAGGCTTTGAGCACAAATGGATTAATCTCTTCTCTTCAGCATATGCATGAGACGTCCTAGCAATTTATAGAGCAAGAAACTGGGCCCAGCAGACTTGGTAAAATTTGCTTGTTATTATTATAGTAATTAATTGCACTTTTTACACTTGCAACTGATTGATTGTAGTCTTACCACTGTGACTCCACTTTATTAGTTGGATACTTTTGTATCATTTATCACAAAATTcttatcattaaaaaaatattgcgCATAATGATGGTaagaatttccccctccccatgaaattaaatttgtgtgtgggggggggggagggttagcaACAGATAAATGTTAATTTTACCAGTCACTTAGTACTGTGATTTGAGTGCTGGTAAAAGCCATTTCCTCTGCAATGGATGTGGCAAATGGATGGATGCCTTTAGAAACCACTCTGTAATCCTCATGGGAAATTTTGTGAAAGCCACTGAAAATAGTTCATAGGTCAAAGCGAAATccataaaagcaaacaaaccctGATACCTTCGTAGAGCTTCCATAATCGATATTTCTGTTTGTGCTATATTACATTTCTTTATGTTCTGTGTAATATAAAATGCCACTTTGAATGGtgctttcaatgtccttttgcatACCATCATACATTTAAGTACATTTAGGGTTTAGGAGCATCCAGTTAATAATTGACAATGCAATCGTATGCAGTTACTCCAGACTAAACCCAGTCATTTCATTTGGCACAGTGCATCTTGACATAGGTTTACTGTACAAATGACTTAAACTGAAATATATTAAGACAGAAATGTATTCCCATGTGCTACTTTTGATACAATATGTAATTGAGAGACTAAGATTATGCAAGATTTAAAGAGCTATATTTATGggtatttttaaagcattctgtTCCAAAAATGTAGACAAAGTTGTAATTAGTAATTAGTTTCAAATTGTTCACTTCCAGTCTTcctttttgaaaattaaaaaggGGAACAATCTCCCATTAATCATAAGCAACATTTTGGCAAACTTATTATTAAGAAAGTGCTCAGCACTGAACATCTTTTTCTCTCTATGGGTATGTCTAAATATAGTCAATAACAGCTGGAGCGAAGCAGTCCTTTTGTAGGAAGAAGAGCTCTTGAACAGAGATTTCAATGCATTCATGTAAACACAAGAAATGGTTTCAACAATAACCAGATCATCTTACCATAAGACAACTCTTTTTATTTCAGTAGCCAAATATAAATAGTCCTCTGGAATCTTTTGAAACACTGTGAAGACAGAGAGTGGCCAGGTTGATCGATCCATGGATATTGCATAATAATCTACCTCCTTGATTTTGCTGTGTGGACCCCAAATCCAGGAGGTAGATGAATGATCATAACAGAGTAGTAGTCAATGATGTGTGGATCTTGTCTGTATCATAATTCTTAGCAAATTATTCATATCACATATGGATAGGTGCGTCAGGTTATTTCATCATACCTTAGATTGAACAAGAATATAAGTTAGTAATTAGCTAGTTATCTTTAAGAAATTGAGATCTTGTCATTTCAGATGACTGGTCAGTTGCATATTTCTTAATTATTTGACTCAAATGCTATCTCTGCAGGCTGGTAGTTTGTCTTCAAGAGGAAAATACTGAGGCCAGCATGAAATGGAACTCTTCAGGAAATAAGGCAGTCAATCATATTGACTTTTTGCAGGCATTCTTTAAGAGGGTTGTTAGAGATACCTAAGGCTCAGGTTAAGAAACAACTGAAGGAGATGGTAGATACAGCAAAGTTGAAGAAAAACAAAGTCGCTTCTTAATGGTATCAAATTTTCTCATGATTATATACAGACATATAAGATTTCTTTCCATTACAATCAGGATAGCATTTACATTTCATTTTCAACTGATGCCCTTGACAATCACACATTATATGGACACCATTTAGGCAGTAAGGGAATCGACCCACTCCATTGAATGAATTGTTGCCCTTTGTACAAAGACATATTATCCAAATATTTAGATTACAAATATTCAGAAGATGATTTATCCACAAAACTGAATATATGAAAGATATAATAATTGTTATTAAGTGCATTCATAATAACTGAGTGGGTCATGCATTTACAATGAATTGGTTTATGTTTAAGTAACACCTAGCCCATTTTAGATGTTTGCTTCTTGCACAGTAGAATCACATTTTATTttaggtgtgtagccatgttagtctgtagtagcagaacaaaattttagtctcATAGTACCTggaagaccaacacaattttccaGAGTATATATGTCACAGAAGCGTATACCCTAGAAACTTTGGTTGGACTTTAAGgcactctttctttttcttgagaGACAAGCAGAGTTAGCCCTGAAGGATACATGAAATGTGAACTGGCTATGCTACATGTCATGGTTAACCACTGGATCTGGCATTGAAAAGGAGTGAAGTAATTATTTGGCATGATTACATTTTTCATTCTTCACTTGTTGTTGGCATCATGGGAAGATGGTCTATCCTCAGTGGGATGTGTACCCTGACTCACATTTGGCCTGAACTTTTCTTTTGGCTGTGGTTTTTCCTCTGTTGCTCTGGTCACTGTATGCTATCAGGACTTTATCATTTATAGACTGACTACACACCTGCCCTGAATTCCACTTAGTTCCTAGGACCTCTTGTCTAGTTTCCATTGCACTTGTAGAACATACCCTGACTTCTGAAGGGTATGCTGCACTCGGGCCTGACAGTGGGGAGTACAAGAAACAAAACGTGTTTTCAGGAAATTGCATCTCCTGTTAGGTTTGgggtggctgggtggggaggAATCTTTATAGATGAATTTTAAAAGCTGCATTGTCCATATCTGTGGTGTCCCACATCCTGAAACACCAAAATGAAGTTGTTGACAGAATAAGGGTTTTGGGGAAGTCTGAGATTTGAAATTGAGCCTTTGCCAAAAGTGAGAAAATATTTTCAGCTCTTAGTCAAAATATGTGGGTAAACTAATATGAGTTCTAGTTTAATAGTCCTGTTACTTTAGTAATTTCTTTAATCATCCATCCTCTATGGTTGACTTGTAGAATGATTCcatatttttgaaattttgagAATGGTCATTGAAGCTAATCTTTAAGCAGCCAGAGGTAGAACATTTTAAAGCAATCCCCTCAATTTCAGTGAATGGACTTCTCATAGATTCTGAAGTCCAAATATGAGACTACAGCTTTGGAACAATGGGTTGGCCTATATTATGTTATGTTCCCAAGCAATTTTGATGCAATTTAACATAGTgatttaattaatatattataGTTGAAAAATGTTGAAATTTAGAGGTAGGGAGAAACTGCAATTCAAGTAATTCTTTGAAGTAATTTTTTTGCCTTGAATAGTAGAATTAGAAATAAAACATTGTATTTGATTGTTTGAACTAATAGCAAAGAAATTACTTTGGGAATTTTGCAGTTGATTATTAACTTGTGCAACTGCTTAATTATAGATGGGAATAGTGAAATTGATTCTTGTACTGAATTTGTATGATAGAATAATCTTGAGATGAGAATTTACTCTTTTATataatactagtatcaaagcccattttaaaaagggcatgagggcgtgagagggtggccgtgggctccctttggcccccaaagtgggctaaagggagtggaaagcccccccccaccagcagcaaCAGGGTTTTGCAGCctacagggaggctgcaaactcctccccccggctccctcccagcagtgggccgcaaagccctgttgctgcctctctccttgtgggcgacaatggaggctgcaaccacaaggcttctagcaggctaggggggggagtgggagtggaggaggaatgccaatcagggtggacttgGACGGACAGggtcctggacagtctcctccctggaggctgtttcccaaatatataagggattGAAATAATGTTAAGGATTAGAATCAAGAACTGTGCAATCCTTtgtcaaaaaaaatcaggatttatATCATTTATAACCAGAAATAAGcattatatttattaatgagAACTGAGAGTTGTGCAACCTAGAAATTAGAAATGGTATATGCataatgaccgattatgcacaggccggCAAAGGTGGGCCAGGGCCTTTGAGATGCTCTGCAGTAATCTCTCAAGCAAACTTTCTTAGATAAAGGTATAACTGCTGCATTAATTCAACTGTTCTTTTGATGGTTTGTTATCCAGTATTAATGCATTGGAAACGTTCTCCAAATCATTGGGGACATAAAGAAATCTCAACTACATTCATTATTTCTCTAATAATGAACTATCAAACATTGTATGAGACTAACATAATCTACAAACAATTAGAAAAAGCAGTTTCTAAAAAAGACTGAACAGTAGAAATGTTAAAAAGACTGAACCAGAGGTCTTACATACCTGCGGGATTGCTCACCTCATGCCTCCCTGCAGGGCACTTAGCTCTACGGGTATGAAACTGCTGATGGTCCTGAGGCcctgggaagtgtgcctggccccgaccagggctaggtcctttttggtcctggctcctactcggtagaatgagctcccacaagagctgcgggccctgatggaactctctgggttctacAGCCTGCAAGactcagctcttccaccaggcgtttggttgaggccaggtgttaCTGGTACCAGGGGCTGAGAACAGGTCCTCCTCTCCTGTTAGACCTATCCTTGACAGTAAAATATGAGATATAagatttaaaaaaccctgaaaaccAATGTaccaaaaatgtttaatgtttttattaaatCAAGTTGTCTGATCCTGTAAGAAGATATAAGTACAAACTCTTTAGCTTTCAACAAATTTGCATGACTTATTTTTTCTCACTGGTTAATCTAATTTGTGAATTGAATCAATTCAAAACCTTTACATGCATGAGTTAACTAATTTTGAATTGCGAGTAGAGATGAGTGGTTTTCCACTTACAGATTAATCTGACCTTGGCAAATagtaagagattaaaaaaaaacctcttgtcCTTAGCTTATACCTTCCCTTTTAGAGATCCTAAATCtgagaatttcccaactcagagatgGCAAGCTTTCATTTTTCCGAAGTACTCCACTCATGCCCCCCCCTTTCATCACACTTTGAAATAGGATAGACAGGAAGAGTGACCAGcctgtcacccagcaagctttatgcctgaactaggggcaaagaccattgcactcaggaatacaatgggagctagcacacacacctgcactgtaaccttcctgggttctggccctcctcctcctgctccccactCAGTCTTGAAATCCagggtggtgaagtggttaaagagtagcagagtctaatctcaagagctgggcttgattcctgactcatcctccatatgcagccagctgggttgccaacttccaggtgggggccttgaaaacttcagaaagaaagaaagaaagaaagaaagaaagaaagaaagaaagaaagaaagaaagaaagaaagaaagaaccatcAGGAACCTCATGCCATCTTATTAAACTGCCAGTCAACATTACCATCAACACTGGCCCAATGGTCCAATGCTTGAGTAGAGGGTTATAATAGTCAACTATGTATACTGCCAACTTTATGATGCTGGGGACTGTTTTTAGAattattggggattgttttaggataTGTTTTAATATGTGACTTGTTGTATATTGTTTTACTCTTTCTGTGAAGTGCTGCGAGCCAGCTcactgggagcggcggtatacaagtttaaatataaataaataaatgaataaatatagacACTTTCCATGCCCTCTGTAATAAAGACAAAGGATTTCTGATTAGCTCATCATCAagatattacatttttattattccCATATTTGATTCCAACACCCAGTCCCTGCCTTAGAATCAGAAAAAGAGTATAAGGAGTTACCCCTCAGCCTCACTTTTTGTAGCTAGTTGGGAACACATTCTGTTACCTCTGCCGCTTGGTTGATCTGTTGTTTTTCTGCTCCATGGACTTGTCTTAACGTCTCCCTCCCCTGCCAGGTCAGTTTCATCTTCCAACACTGTTTCATCACCATTGAGGACAACCTATACCTCACCAGGAGCAGATTCATATGTTCGTCCCTTTTAGTTAAATTTCCCAAGTAGATAGGCAGTTTTTCTAAGGAAAGGTTTTGTGCTGTATCTATCACTATACATTTTCTTTTCGGAAAGgtctagtggcaccttgaagaccaacaaagcttcattctgtgtataagcttttgtgttgctgcagaccaacatggctactcatctgaatccaTTTTCCTTTATGTAGTTCCCCTTTTTCCTGCACATTGCTTAACTTAATTTTGTcacttttctttttattaaataAGAATCATTTCTGTTTAAGAAGCATATTTCCCCTTGTTCTTTTGAGAATTGgtctgaagctggactttggtaGACACAGGCTAGATGCCAAGTATTGGAGTGCCCAAAATACATGTGTTGTGCTAGCTGTCCTagctggcccagaatgcagcagcctgacTATTGTCAGAGGAAAGTGGCTGGGAACATGCTACCATTTTATAACAGCTATACTGGCTAAAatggtgcttgcacatgaaagcttatatcttgaataaatctttgttggtcttaaagggccccctggactcaaactttgttctgctgcttcagaccaacaatgtGACACATCTGAATCAGGTTGTTTCTAAGATAAGTTCAAGGTCAGCTCGTCACAAGTTGGGAGTGTCTCCTTCCATATTTCCCTATGCACCAACTATGGTCTTCAGGTAGTTGTCTGCTATCTATCCCACTGTTCAGGATGGTTTGTTTAGCATTTACTCCTTTCCCATTTGGGCTCTGGCTCTGTGGGATGGGTTACCTAAAGAGGTCGGGGAGGCAGACCTTCaggcctgcctgtttgccagggcttttgagggTGTTTGAATAGCAGGGATCTTgtgtaggtggtggtggtgggggggggggttgaggtttACTATTTTAGTTTTGGTTTGATAATGATTTTTGTTATTGTAAGTCTCCTTGAACCATAAGGAAACGTGAGATATAAATGTTGTAATAAAAATATCCtagaatcagattgtcacagattatgtggaacacataatCTGCGAGAATTTGGCCCTCGCTGGTGGCTGCAGTGCCAGGGGCCATCCGAGGGAGGGGTGGGGCAGCAGGTGGCCAGGCCCCTGCACTGACCCTGCTTGCTTCGCTGCCCCTTCCTCTGCCACCGTTGCCAGGGCCACCACAAAAGGCACTGCCGTGGCTTCCACTGCCACAGCCTCCGCCACCTCCATGTctactgctgcctctgcctctgccactgcctccctgccagccacctccctgcctctcaTGACATgctcagggggtggggtggacagATGTCATATCTGTGACTATTTCTGCTTCACTGTGCATAAcataagatgtgttccacattgataaattataaattatttacCACTGACTGGGCCAAGAGAGTCCTTGCATCAAAGTGCTAGTAGCATTTTCTTATTATTTAATAAGGGCTGTTTTTGTACATACATGCTccctaaaatatatattttttattatgtGTCATAATGCATAGTAACATTTAAAAGGCCAATTATTTATAGTggtaattttaattgttttgttgaTTGCTTTTGCCCTGAAACAGGACCTGCTGTTTTGATAAAGGATTTTAACACTCTTCTGGGACCATGGTGGTAACTGCAGATGAAGGGCAATTTAAAATGTGTGCAtgtgggagaagaagagttggattttatattttgcttttctccaccaggagtctcgaagtggcttacaatccccttctctttcctctccccacaacagacaccctgcaatgtaggtgaggctgagagagccctgacattacaaaacggctatatcagtgctgtgccgagattaaggtcacccagctggctgcatgtgggggagcggggaatcaaaccctgctcaccacattagaagccgctgctcttaaccactacatcaagctggctgtaATTGTATTTTCTGAAGTatccctcccatcccccccacTGCATTTTTATTCTGAGTCTTACCTCACTCTGTCTGGCTTGTAAATCATGTGTCTGCTCTTATGTTTTCTGCCACTGTTGTTTGCTCATTGCAAGTCTTTTTTCATTGGTTGAGATATATAGTCATTACATTTCCTAGTTGCATTCCCAAAACTGAAAAGGAAATGTACAAATGTCCTTTTGTGACACAGCATTTACCTTGATGCTGTTCTTTGTTACAAACCAAAATCCAAGGTTGTCAGAAAATGGAAACTAAACATCTAAGAAGAGTTTTTGGAACTGACTGTGGATCTGTGTTggccaataatttatttatttatattgaggTGCCACCAAAATTCACATTCTTACTTGAAAACATCCATTTTGGTTTTGTTTATGTTTTTCAAAATGAAGACTGAGTCTTCACTTATGCACTGTTTTTTGTTTCCTCACACATTACATTCAcagcattttaatattatttttcaaTTAGTCACATATAAATGGTGGATAATTTATGAAGGGTGTGAAAATTGCTTTAAATTATGCTATATGGCATAAAACAAATAAGAACAGCCTCAATAAAATGGATGAAAAGAAGATTCATAATGTCAACAACTGAAAGCAAAAAACAATGAGAAAAACATTCTTCTTTATTAATGGTTTGCTTTCGGCTTTTACCACTGGTTACTCTATATAGCGATCTCATTATTGTGCTAGTGATAATTGTTGGAAGGATTTTTACAAAATATACTAATTCCCATATTAAAGTGGAGTTAGTCCCTTCTACTGCCATTGGTGTAAACTGACTTAGAAGAGTAAATCTCTGCTGTAAGGCTGCAGGGTGTTAATATCTTAAAcgagcaaataatttttttaaactattcTTAAAAGATATGGATGTTACTGAATTTCAGGAATGCTGTGATTCAACTAAAATATCAAATTTCTCCAGAGTTTAAAAGTAACTGTGGTCATCATTTTTCTCTGACATATTAACTAAATTTGAGATAAATATTGCTGTTAAAATTGACACCTGTTTTTACACCAGTTGTGTATACATACCCCATAAAgcagagaaaaattaaacatggGAAGATTTTTCTCCACCTAAAAAAGTGGAATGGACATTCTGTTCTTGATGATGCTTTGAAATTAAAAGATGTATTTGTGCATCTCTAATAAAATAATACTGGGACAGTTACTTGGGACAGTTGGGAACTTcaatgaaacaggaaacaggTTGTAGAACTAAGGATAAGTCTTGAAAGCAAAGCATGGGTGTTAACATGATACATTAAACGATGCAAAATAATGCAATGGGATCTAACTCACAGCAAACTGTACACAGTAGTACAGGCCACAATCCCCAACAGTTTATCCAAGTGACTCTGTGAAGCCTTTTGTACATTACTGCTCTGTTGCCTGTGTAGAAAGGTCCTCTGGAATAATTcaattttgcatagtttgtggaaagtcAGGAgaatgggagccttcctgacctcaatAGGCCTTTCCCTGGAGTGGTGGTGACTGCAGAGAAGCCTGTGTAAGGACAGTTGTTCATTTTGTCCATTTGCAAGCTGACACCTGCCAAAGATCTTCCTCAGATGAGTGAAATTGTTATGGCAGAGCACAGGGGGAAAGATGGTCTTGCAGATAGGAGGGTCAAGGCCATGAAGGCTTTGTATGAGGATTTATGTGATGTATATTAACCTACAGGGTGTCAACGGAGAATAAAACtgatttccttttcttgaaaTGTAGACCAGTGTAATATCCATTTTGTAGATAAACCATGGAGACCTATACAAGGCCACACAGTGCCAGCTCCCCCATTTCCAGATCTAACTAATCTGTTCATAGAatgcaatttctctctctctctctctctctctctctctctctctctctctctcgatatTACTCAGACGATTTAGCAATATGGAATGGCAGTTTCACTGGACtatgaaaagggggaaaatagtGGCTGACTGAGAGTGGGTGTGAAAGGAAGGAAGTGCTGCCAGATAAACCACAAGGGAGTTTA from Paroedura picta isolate Pp20150507F chromosome 9, Ppicta_v3.0, whole genome shotgun sequence harbors:
- the LOC143844656 gene encoding uncharacterized protein LOC143844656, which encodes MVREEVAQARQLEASSEAFSGKLHVKAQLEKMLGNLFQGPHLEVGNPAGCIWRMSQESSPALEIRLCYSLTTSPPWISRLSGEQEEEGQNPGRLQCRIGLTGEEDLFSAPGTSNTWPQPNAWWKS